The Camelina sativa cultivar DH55 unplaced genomic scaffold, Cs unpScaffold00722, whole genome shotgun sequence DNA window GGTACGCATCAGATGACTAGTAGGCAAGAAAATTTGTTGACGGCGCCTCGTGTTATacacttttaaaaaatgaaaaaacaaaattcttgaAAAGCTAATATGAGAAGAATTAATGTACTAGTGTCAAGCGAATAAATGGTGAAGCGACTACGATCGATAAACCAGTCAGGAATCAGGATCAGCTAAAGCTCCATGTAAGTCGCCACTAGCCTCCAATCAAACCATGTACAAGGTATAGATAGGCATGCAACTATGCAAGAAAATAAGGTCTTGTGATTCATCAGATTTTCTGCGTAATATATAAGTCAATTAATGTGTCCCCAAAGAACGAGTTCTAGCACCCGTTGAGAGACGATTCCGAATTGCTAACCATGTGACGATATAGAACCATCAAATaccatttgaaaaccaaataatCTTGctcaactttttcttttctctcttcataCTCATTTACAAATCTTACTTTTTGTAAAGTAGTGTTTATTTGGTGGTTGGAAATTGCTATGTTTTCTTGTATCTTTATTCAGTTTTTAATGCAACGAGTACTTTGCCTTTGAAATAAGTGGttcaaatattcaataatatatttatagtgtCCAGTCAACGTTTTCGCCAAGAAAATGTATTCAAAATTGATCATGCACATCTGACCATTTGTTCGAAAAATATGATTATTGCAATCTTTGCTTAACGATTAGTCATGAGTGTTTTGAATTAAGAATTAAGATTTTAGAGGACAAAATAATATCTTGAAATTTCGATGTTTCAAAAGCAATGTTCTTCATGGTAATTCAAATTTCAGTTCAAGTCATTTTTCAAGTGTAAATGTGTAAGGATGGTTATGTTAGTCATAACTCATAACACATACTAGGTACCAACCCGCACTATATGCGAGctaaatcgatttaaataaaatattatgaatacaattataatttgagatttaagatttgtttgtataaaacaaaatatgtaagtaaagttttttttgttaattcaaaTTCACGTTTATATTCTGTAATATATGTTTCACCcgttaaatatttaaacttgaaaaagaatttcaaggtggtttagaaagttttgatgtcttttgtgtttctaaaaatcaaatttacatattttatgtttcacattattatctatatcactaatactattaaatagataaaacaatatttttaaactaattgatttaatttaaactaatcttaagtttaaaaatgcaatgagaaaaatggtaaaagtgataaataaataaataattcttttttttgtttgtgaaatgtaatttatttttaataagtaaataggtTATGAAAATggtaattaaatacatttttggatttaatagttgattagatctttcatttttaaaaactaatagtaAAAACATTTGCTCATAATATTTCAGTAagttatttatgtaaataacagTGAGAAGTAagagtatttattaaaaaatgtacaTGAGCTCTGTGAGCATGACACCTCAGATTTTTTTgtgagagtgcttctctattaatatataggggatgatTGATCAATTAACATTGACATATAGCAGttagattattaaaaaagaaaaagtaaaattgtCCAACATAAATTTTAATCCAGCTAATTCATTTGCCTAAAAATCTATTGTCATTCATTTAAATATTCATTGTAAAATTGCAAATactctatatttttaaaaaaccaaatgtCTTAATTTATGttagattatattttatttttataattaatttgcaaTAGGTATTATTAAAATAACTAGAATTATAtactcaaccaaaaaaatttactgTGTTTGATTTGTagccctttttttttgtcttctctaaaaaagtaaaaatacatATTCTGTCtctaaccaataaaccaattgCATGGTACCACTAAATATCAGAAGTTAGTAATTGGATGATCCAGTTTGGATCCAACGTCATTATcagaatataattataaaactaaaaataatgatctagaggaaagaaaaaaatctcaccagaaaaaaaaaaaaaaaagaagaacaagagaatatTGATAGATACATTGAACCTAGACATATACAACAACCAAACCTCAGTCTCAAAGACGTCTATTAATAAGGAACGgttcaagaaccaaaaaacaaaccacaaagcaaacaataaacaaagaaactcaaagacacaaagaaaaaagtctttaaaaaaccttaaaatGGGGAAAGGAGGAAACTATGTGACGGTGGCAGCTTCGGAGGTGGAGGAGCTACGGAGGAAGAACGGAGAGATGGAAAAGGCTGTGGAGGAGATGAGGAAAGAGATGTTGCAGCTGTGGCGGAGGACGCAGGTGGCGGAAGAGGCGGAGGAGCGTCTCTGTTCTCAGCTAGCCGAGCTTGAAGCTGAATCTTTAGACCAGGCTCGTGATTACCACTCTCGCAT harbors:
- the LOC109131606 gene encoding uncharacterized protein LOC109131606; this translates as MGKGGNYVTVAASEVEELRRKNGEMEKAVEEMRKEMLQLWRRTQVAEEAEERLCSQLAELEAESLDQARDYHSRIIFLMNELSRLSSDSASASP